The following proteins come from a genomic window of Populus nigra chromosome 6, ddPopNigr1.1, whole genome shotgun sequence:
- the LOC133696898 gene encoding wound-responsive protein GWIN3-like, whose amino-acid sequence MKITEVLGLSFLLFAFIGTSFPEAVHAKDAAAVLDVFGHEVQAGARYLIVAPSTDNTTTLAVTINGQVLCNSDVILSTLNESLPITFSPVIQSTDSVIREGTHLNVNFAGPIAMCAMAGVTPMWKIRFSTTAKGFIVTTGGVDRLNRFMITKSEGDNSFYQLSFCPISEPFCECSCVPVGVNGDKNLVPGAGPLLVMFEPDE is encoded by the coding sequence ATGAAGATCACTGAAGTTCTTGGGCTCTCGTTCCTTCTCTTTGCCTTCATAGGAACTTCATTTCCTGAGGCCGTTCATGCCAAAGATGCTGCAGCAGTGCTCGATGTCTTCGGTCATGAGGTGCAAGCTGGTGCTCGTTATTTAATCGTAGCCCCCTCGACTGACAATACAACAACTCTTGCAGTCACTATCAATGGCCAGGTCTTATGCAATTCAGATGTTATACTTTCCACATTGAACGAGAGCCTCCCAATAACATTTTCACCAGTTATACAATCCACCGATAGTGTCATCCGCGAAGGAACTCATCTAAATGTGAACTTTGCAGGGCCAATTGCCATGTGCGCAATGGCAGGCGTGACACCCATGTGGAAAATCCGATTCAGTACAACAGCAAAAGGATTCATTGTGACCACAGGAGGTGTTGATCGATTGAATCGGTTTATGATCACCAAGTCCGAAGGTGATAATAGTTTTTACCAGCTTTCTTTTTGTCCAATTTCCGAACCCTTCTGTGAATGCTCATGCGTCCCAGTTGGCGTCAACGGTGACAAGAACTTGGTTCCCGGTGCCGGCCCTCTTCTTGTTATGTTTGAACCAGATGAATAG